One Oceanispirochaeta sp. genomic window, CCTCAGCTGGCTGCCTGAAAGATTCAGAATCAAAAAGAAAAGAGCAATGATCAAAAAAAACCGGAAATTCAGCTGATTCTGAAAACGGATACCCTCGGCTCCTGAATTCTCATTCAGGGAAGAGAGATCCTGAATGATATTTCCCGGTGTCTTCACATCAGAAAGATCATAGTAACGGCCCGAAGCAGTATCGGCCATTTCCTGAAGAAGGTTCTGGTTCAGGCGGGACACCACGGCCTGGCCGGAGGAATCACTGATGATCTCTCCCGATGCATCGTAGAGCAGGCTCCCCTGTACTGTTCCGGCTCCCGCCACAAAAAGAGCTATGTCATTCAGAGTACACTCACGAGCCATTGCAACAGGATTGCCTTCCAGGGACTCTCCATCAGTGATGAGAAGAATGACCTTCCTTGCCGGTGACCCCTGGGGGAAGGCTTCCATGGCCTTTCTAAGGCCTTTGGCTATGTCCGAACCGGGGACTGTATACAGAGAAGGGCTTAAACTGCTGACCGCAGAAGACATAATGATTTTATCCTCAGTCAACGGCACCATTGTGTAACCATCACCCTTAAAAATGACAATACCATTTTTTCCTCCAGAGAGGTTGCCCGTCACCGAACTGATCAGCTCCCCGGCTCTGGTGAGTCTGTCAGGATGAAGATCCTGAGCCAGCATACTGCGGGATATATCCAGGGCAAAAACAATATCCAGACCAAGAGATTCATCCTTGACCGGCTCCTGATTCCAGGAGAGACCAGCCCTGGCCAGAAGTGAAAATGAGAAAAAAAGGAGCATGGTCAACCAGTAAAATATGGTTTTAACAAAATAGACGTGAAAGATTCTTTCTTGACGCCACTCTCCCCCCAGACGTATAAGGAGATTCCGGCCAATTCTGAAATTGATGAATGCCGGCAACAGGAGAAGGAGCAGAGGGAGAAAGAGCCAGAAGACCTTAGGAAAGAGTACGGTCACAGAACCTCCCGGATAATGACTTTCCTGAAAAGGAGGTCTATAAGAATCAACGCCAGACCGATCATGATGAACCAGCGGTACAGGGGGACTGTCCTGACCTGTATCCGCACTCGTTCTTCGATGGTCTCCAGTGAATCAATGGATCTGAATACCGACTCCAGTGTTCCAGGAGTGGAGGCCTTAAAAAAACTGCCTCCCCCGGTTTCCGCCAGGTTCTGCAGAAGGGATTCGTCAAAGCGGCTGTTCAGATTGCCAGACATAAGCAAGCCGCTGACAGGATCAATATATTCAAAAGGAACATCTCCCTCTCCACCGATCCCGATGGTATAGAGCCTGATACCCATCCGGGCTGCCATGGAAGCCGCAGCGGCAGGCTGAATCTCTCCAGCATTGTTATCTCCGTCTGTAATCAAAACGATGACCCTCTGTTCTGCCCGGCTTTCAGACAGATGAAGCACGGCGACGGCCAGGCCCATGCCGATAGCTGTCCCTTCCCCCAGCTCCATGATTCTGGACTCATCCAGGCGGGAGAGGAAGCTGACATAATCTGTTGTAGGAGGAACCTTGAGCACTGCTTCATCTCCGAAGCCGACAAGGCCCACCGCATCATTTTTTCGGGCGGAGACAAAGAGTTTAATCATGTTGATCGCCGAATCCAGACGGGTTTCCGGCGGAAAGTCCCGGGCAGACATACTGGGAGACTGGTCCAGGACAATGATGATATCGGCCCCCCTGTTGAGATAGATCTTTTCATGAATACTCAGAGCTGGTCCTCCCAGAGCCAATCCCATAAAAACGATCCCTGTCCAAAACAGCAGGGCTGATAAAAACAGGAGGAATTTCAAACCTCTCTGCCTGATCTGAACCATCCCTTTCCTCCAGATCGCGGTAGAGACCCGGAGGGATCTTCCCGAAGAGGGAGCAAAATGACGGATGTATACAAATACAGGGATTAGTATAAAAAGGAACAGATATGCGGGAGACTCAAAGGTCAGCATGCTTTTTCCTCCAGTCTTCCAGGGCTTCCGAAACATCCTCTACCTCACCCAGCAGTTGCTCCCGATCACTGTAAAGGAGTTTATCCCCGGCAAATTTGACCCGATCCACTCTATGAAAGAAGTTAATCAGAGACAATGCAAGGGTTTCGTGAATGCGGGAGTGATTCAGAAGGTATTCTATTTCGGATGTGGTTGAACTCGTCAGATCCTGATGAAACCGGGTGGACAGGTACTTTTTCAATCCTCCGGTGAAGGACAGATAGAATTCCTTTTCGGGCATGCTGACCATGGTCCTGCGGATACTTCGGATCAATCTCTGAAACCGGCGGTACGGGAGATTCAGTTGATAGGTTCGAATTATATTCACTGTTCTGGTACGGATAACCTTATAAAGAAACAAGAGGAGTATAGGCAGGGAAAAAAGCAGAGAGACCAGCAAGGCCCCCACAGCCCGGGTACCGGGAATCAGCAGAGGAGAACGGATCTCTGACAGCTCTCTTGAAATCCCGGAATCAAGTATGGAAGATGTAAAGATTTTCAAATCCACCAGACTCAGATCTCCAATATCCAGAGGAGGCAGGGCTCTCGTTCCCGGATAATAGGGAATGAGGCGGAGGACCACATAGGAATCCTCCCCCCGGGGCTCAATGTCAATGGAAAGAAAACGGACCCAGCCAGGATCCGGAAAAGTCTCCGGACTGCTCAGATCCACTGGCTGATCCGTCTTGAGGACGAAAGACATCTCAACCGTATCACCCACATAATAGTCGGGAGGTAAAAAGCTGAGGTTGTGGATCTGATAATTCTGTGCCATCAGTACCCCTGATGTCAGGCAGAACAGCAGCAGGAGAGGGATTCTCTTCATTTCCTTTTTTTTCTCCGTTCAAAAAAATACAGAAGCTTCACTGCCGGATCATCTTCAGTAGAAATTTCGAGAGTATCCACTCCGGCGGACTGACAGGTTCTGAGCCAGAGGTAGCGTTCATGCTCCCAGAAATCCCGGTACTGCTGACGCATGGACCTACTTCCCAGGGCATTGAGGGTCTGTCCTGATTCAGGATCTTCCAGACGAACAAGTCCTGCTGCCGGAAAATCCCTGTCCAGGGGATCTGTCAACCGTATGGCGATAACATCATGCTTTCGTGCCAAAAGGGTTAATTCGGTTCTGTAATGACTGGTCCTGAAATCAGAGAGGATCAGACAGATGCCCCGTCGTTTCATCGTTTTGGACGCAGTCTTACAAGCCAGAGCCAGATTGGAACCCTTCCGGCCCTCCTTGACAGACAGGATATGGGTAATCTGTTTGAGGACATGCTTTTTACCCTTCCGGGGCTGTATCTGTTCTTCTATTCTGTCAGAAAAAAGCAGGCTTCCCACCTTATCATTGTTGGCAACCGCGGCCAGGGCAACAATGGCAAAAAGATGTCCTGCCATATCCCGTTTATTCACCTTACCGGAACTAAAAAAAAGGGAACTCGACGTGTCCACCAGAACCTGCAGAACCACTTCCCGTTCTTCCCGAAATGTTTTGGTATAGGGTTCTCCCATCCGGGAGGTTACATTCCAGTCAATAAACCGGGTATCATCCCCGTCGCTATACTCCCGGACTTCGTCAAACTCCAGCCCCGGCCCCTTAAAAACGGAGTGGTAATTTCCCGCAAATATGGTATCCACCAGTTTTCTTGAGGTAAAATGAAGCTGTCTGACTTTTCGGGAGATCTCTTCCATTTCAGGGAACCGTTACAATGGAAAGGATATCCCTGATCACATCGTCACTGCTCAATTCTTCCGATTCGGCTTCATAAGACAGCACAATTCGATGCCGCAGAACATTGTATGCCACCGCCTTGACATCTTCAGGGAGGACAAATTCACGATTTTCAAAGAGTGCCTGAACGCGGGCACACTTAAAAAGGGCGATAGACGCCCTGGGGGAGGCACCGAACTCGATAAACCGGGTGAAGGGGAGCTGATTCCGTCCCTTCACCCGTGAGGCATTGACGATGGAGACAATGTACTTCCGGATACTCTCATCTACTCTGATGGAGGAAACCAGTTCCTTCAGGTCCAGAATAGAGTATTTAGAAAAGACTCTTCTCAGGGTCTGTTCTTCCCGCCTATCCAGCTGATTCAGAATAGCCAGCTCTTCCTGCGGGTTGGGATAATCCACCTTCAGTTTCATGATAAATCTGTCCAGCTGAGCTTCGGGAAGCTGATATGTCCCTTCATGTTCGATTGGATTCTGAGTGGCCATGACAAAAAAGGGCTCAGCCAGGGGGTAAGTCGTATCTCCGATGGTCACCTGGGCCTCAGCCATGGCTTCCAGCAGGGCCGCCTGAACCTTGGCAGGAGCTCGGTTGATTTCGTCTGCCAGGATAATATTGGAAAAAACGGGGCCTTTCCGGGGGATAAACTCTCCCGTCTGAGGACGGTAGATCATGGTTCCTGTCAGGTCTGCCGGCAGGAGGTCCGGGGTAAACTGGATTCGTTTGAAATCCGCACTGAGAACATCCGCTACTGCCTTGACCATCTGGGTTTTGGCCAGCCCGGGGACACCTTCCACCAGGATATGCCCTCCCGTGATGATCCCCATAAGAAGGCCGTTCACCATATCTGCCTGACCAATGATTCTCTTGCCTATTTCATTCCGTGCCAGATCCAGAAGGGAAGCGGCATCTTTCATCATAGTTAGATTTTTACTTTCGTTCATCCTCGTTTCCTTACCTTTCCTTGTTCTTTCATCTATCAGGTTCTGTAATCTGCATTTTCCCGTACATATTCATAGGAGAGATCAGAACCCAGAACAGTTGCACCCTCATTTCCAAGACCCAGGCTGATCCGGATTTCTACAACCCTGTTATGCACGGGATATCCAGGACAGGGGATCGGCAGAGAGCGGTCTTTCAGGTAGTCACTCAGGGTCAGCTCTTTGACTGAATCCAGCTCAAAACGGCCCTTATTATAGATAACCTCGTCTCCCATGGAAATCCTGACATGTTCTTCATTCAGAGAAATATTATGGTTCCCTGCATAGTCTCCAACGGCCTGGACAAAGCGTCCCACATTGGGATCATTCCCAAAGACCGCGGTCTTACTCAGGGGTGAGTTGACCAGAGCCTTGGCAAAACCTTTCGCCTGCTCAGTACTCGCGGCTTCATCCACTTTGACTCTGATAACATGCCCACAGCCCTCACCGTTACGAACAATATCCTGGGACAGGTCTTTGCAGAGAACCAGAAGGGCCTGTTTCAATTCCTCAATCCCGACTTCTTCTTTCCGGTTGGAAGAAAAAAAGAACACCGAATCACTGGTACTCTGGTCGCTGTCAATGGAGATTCTATTGAAACTCAATTCGACTACTTCCGGGAGGACCCGCCTCATCATTTCCCGGGGCAGGGATACATCGGTGATCAGAAAAGAGAGCATCGTAGCCATATTGGGTTCAACCATCCCCGCTCCCTTGGCTATTCCGCTTAGACGGCCGGAACCCAAAGGAACAGAACGGACCTTGGGGAAGGCATCGGTCGTCATGATGGACTGGGCGGCACTCAGGAAGGACTTCCCCTGTAAGGCTCCCGCCAGAGCAGGACAGGCCGAAGTCATTTCGCCTACTGGCAGAGACCAGCCTATCACCCCGGTTGAGGAGGGAAATAAGGGCGCCTGGAGAGAACCCGACATTTCCTTCTGGAAGGAATCCAGGACCCGGCGGGCATCTTCCTCTCCAGAGGGAGTACAGACATTGGAAATCTTATTATTAATGAGAACACCCTGCATAAGGGGTTCCTCCAAAAGCTGCCGCCCGATGCGAACAGGGGCACCGGGAAACGCATTTTTCGTAAAAACAGCCGCAAATGACGGAGTAGGGTCATCCAGGACAAGGGCCGTCATCTTCATGGAAGCAACTGGTCCGTCCTGCCTTTCTTTAGGTGTAAACTCAAAGGAATGGACCGCTGTTTTAAAGCCTTCAGGCAGTGGGCTTAAAAGCTCCAGATGGTCCAGATATTCCCCGGTTGAATGAAATTGGTTCATAGAGTCCTATAATAACGAGGATCTGGGGAAAGGTCTATCATCCTGAAAGGCTAAACCTGCCTGTTCGAAGGCTCCCGGGAGGCTCCCTATTTATGTTGCAATCCCCGTTGATTTAGGCTTCAATGAACAGGGAGGATTTCATGGCAAAAACACTTATGATTCAGGGCACCTGCTCGGATGCAGGAAAAAGCATCCTGGTGGCGGCTTTCTGCAGAATCTATACACGCAGAGGATATCGGGTCAGCCCCTTCAAATCACAGAACATGTCCCTGAACTCCTTTGTCACACCCGAAGGGTATGAAATCGGCCGGGCCCAGGCGGTTCAGGCTCAGGCGGCAAAAAGAGCTCCACATGTCGATATGAATCCGGTTCTACTCAAGCCTGAAGGGGATTCCCGGTCTCAGATTGTCCTGATGGGAAAGCCCTGGAAATCCCAGGATGCCTCTGATTACTTTATGACAAAAAAAGCTCTCTGGGTGGAAGTAAGCTCTGCCCTGGACCGTCTGATGGACGACAATGATCTGGTCATCATCGAAGGAGCCGGAAGTCCTGCCGAAATAAACCTGAATGAACATGAAATTGTGAATATGGCTGTGGCCCGCTTTCTGGATGCCCCGGTTCTCCTCACGGGCGACATTGACCGCGGAGGGGTCTTTGCATCTCTCTACGGCACCCTCGTTCTGGTGGATGAAGACCGGCACAGAATCAAGGGCTTCCTGATCAACAAATTCAGAGGGGATGTTTCACTTCTGACCCCGGGGCTGAAGATGCTGGAAGACCGCTGCGGTGGCGTTCCCACTCTGGGGGTCATCCCCTTTATACCCGACATATATCTGGCTCAGGAAGATTCGGTGTTCATTGATAAAAACCGCCAGTTCGGAGACCGGGACGGACTTCCCCTGGTCGTGATCAAGCTGCCCCACATGTCCAATTATGATGATTTTGACCCGTTTTTGAATGAGAAAGGCCTCTCAATCCATTTTATCAGCCAACCGTCAGAACTTCCGGAGACAACTGCAGCCCTGCTCCTGCCGGGCACAAAGACAACCATTCAGGATCTTCAGTGGCTGAAGGAGACAGGACTCTTTGCAAGAATCCGCCAGCTGGCCGAGGAGGGGACTCCTGTGGTGGGGATCTGCGGAGGCTACCAGATGATGGGTTCAATGATCCAGGACCCCGAAGCAGTTGAGACCGGAGGCGGGAGCATGGAGGCCCTGGGTCTTCTGAATGCAAAGACGATCTTTTCAAAAGAGAAAACCACCCTCCAGACCCGGGGACGTCTCATTTTAAATAAAGGTTTCTTCAGGAATATTCACAACCAGAGCTGTTCGGGCTATGAAATCCATATGGGAGAGACCCGGAATCTGAGCGAAGGAAATGCCTTATACAGGCGTGAAGATGGAAGTTTCGATGGCAGCGTATCTGAGGACGGCCTCTGCTGGGGTTCTTACATGCATGGGATCTTCGACAATCAGACCCTCCGCAGAGCCTTTCTCATGTCACTGGGATGGCATCCCGGAGAAGAGGGCAAAAGCGAAGAGACCCTCAGGGAACAGGAGTTTGAACGCATCGCCGATGTGGTGGAACAAGCCGTAGACATGGATGCCCTGGACCGGCTGATCGGCTTGAAAGTGTGAAGGAGTGGAAATGGAGACGATTATAATCGGGGGGCTCACCCTCCTCTCAGGGATTCTTTTTTTTCTGCTTCTTTTAAAAAAGAGATCCCCCGGGGACAACGGAATGCTCCAGATGGGGAAAAGACTGGAACAACTCGATCGGCTGGCCCGGCAGGTGGAAGAGATGAACACAATCTTCCACTCTCCCCGCCTGAGAGGCGGACTGGGAGAAACACTCCTGGAAGAGCTGATCCGAAACAGGCTCCCCAGGGAGAGCTATTCTTTCCAGCATAGCTTTTCCGGAGGTCAGCGGGCCGATGCGGTGATCCGCATGGGCAGCTATAAGGTGGCGGTGGATGCCAAATTCCCTCTGGAACAGTTGAGCGGATTCTGGGAATCCTCCGATCCGGAACTGCCGAAGTCGGTGAGAAAAGTGTTTCTGAGCCACGCCGCCTCTATCGCGTCAAAGTACATTCTACCCCGGGAAGGGACCATGCCTTTTGCCTTGATGTACATACCCTCTGAAAATGTCTATTACAGAGTTTTCATTGCCGGATCGGCATCCCTGCAGGAAGAGCTGCTGAGCCTGGGAGTTCTCCCCGTAGGCCCCTCCTCTCTTTTTGTCTATCTGCAGACTGTAGCCTACGGCTTCAGGGGATTCAGTTTCTCCTCCCGCAGCCGGGAGATGATGCACCTGATCTCCCAGATCCGCAAAGACTACGATGTCTTCAGCAGACAGTACCTGATCGCAGGAACCCATCTGAAGAACTTTCACAAGGCCTGGGAAGACAGCGGAGCCAGACTCTCCGAACTGGATAGAAATATCCGCCGCCTGGATGAGTCTGACCCTGACGAATCTTAAGACAGGGTAAAAGAACCTTTTTTAATGAGGGGGAAGGCTTTTCCATCCTTGTCATATCCTGTGACATTCAACCTGGGAGAACCGATCATAAAGTCCGTATGAACCAGGGAGTTGTTGCAGCCGAAACCCTTGAGAGCCCCTTCTCCCGATGTCCCCGGTGGCATTTCAAGGCAGAAAGGATACCCTGCACCCAGGGCGATATGACAGGAAGCATTCTCATCATAGAGTATGGAACCGAAGATCAGTCCGCTGACGGCAATGGGGGATGACTCATCCACAAGAGCGACCTCTCCCAGGGAGCGGGCGCCCTCATCCATGTTCAGAAACTGCTCCAGTACATCCTTGCCTTTATCAGCACCGAAATCGACGACCCTTCCCTTTTCAAAGCGGAACCAGGCTCCCTCTACGGGAGATTCCAGAACCTTGAGAGACTTGGTTGTCCGTACCGTACCGTCACAGCGCTTGAAATCCGGAGTGGTAAACACCTCTTCCGTGGGAAGATTATTAAAGATCATCCTTCCGTCGGGCAACGCACCGGGACCACCGTGCCAGCGGCCGATGGAATTCAATCCGATGGTCAAGTCTGTCCCTTCAGCCTCAAAATGAAGGTGGTCCAGCTTCTTTTCATTCAGGATCTTACAGCGAGTCCAGAGATCCCGGCCATGCTCTTCCCAGGCCTCGGAAGGATCTTCACGGTCCAGCCTGAGGAGTGGTTTGAGGACCTCCCAGAGCTCCTCGGTCCTGGCTTTGTCGCCCAGTACTTTTATAGCCCATTCCGGCCCGGGAGAACAGATAACGCACCAGGGATGCTCCCCGTTCATCATAGAGCTGCTCACAAATTTCAGGGCCTTTCGGCTTGCTTTGGTTTGATGACTCAGTTTTCCTGAATCCACATCAGAAAGAATATCCTGCTCCTCAGTACTGTCAATCCGAATACGCGCCCAGTCTTCCGACAACATCTGATGGGCCCTTCCAATCTGATAATTGGGAATGTATGTGAGGGCATCCCCGTCCTGTGCCTCCAGACGGGCCTTGGTGATGTAATTATCCTGCACCGATATTTCCACAAACCCCGCTCCCATTGCATAGGCTTCTCTGGCCAGAGACCGGGCCATGTCATAGTTTCCAACATTGCAGTTTATTAGAAGATTCTGTCCTTTTTTCAGATTCAATCCCTTTTGAAGGACGATCTGGGCATATTTTTCATAATTTATCATGATCTGTTTCTCCGCGATTTCATCAATTGAACCATTATCAGCGGAATTCCGGGCATATGCCAAGGGAAAGAAAGACAAAAGTGCACTATTTTACCTGGTATCCGGGTTTCCCAGAAAGAGAATCAATGGAAAGTGATCAGAATAGCCGTCACTCCGCCAGCTTTCCCAGCCCGCGGGATGACCCTGATCATCGCACATCAAGGGGACTGCCATGCAGCGGCTGCTCAGATACTCCAAACCTGATTGATCCACCAGACCCCGGTCCAGAAAAAAATGATCGAGTTTCATCCAGCGGTTTTGAAAGAAATAGCTCCCCTCACTCTCCATCCCCTTCCAGGGAGAAAAGAGAACCGTTTTATCCGTTGTCAGAAAGGTATCTTCAGGATTCAGGCTGATATAAAGACTGTTCTGCCAGGAGACGTTCTGCATCTCTTCCACTGGAATTTGTGCCGTCTGCACACCCCCGGGTCTGAAGTCCTCCCAGGAACCGTTCAGATCACCTGCCACAACAAGGTTAACATCTCCCTGGTTTTGCAATTCCCTGATCCTTCCGGAAAGAACCGAGGCCGCTCTGATTCGGGCCTCTTCTGTACCAGCCTGCCCCCCAGCCCGGGATTTCCAGTGATTATTAAATAAAATCAGCCTTTCTTTTCCCAGGATGAAATGAATCTCCACTACGGGGCGCAACGGTCGCTTGCCATAGGAACCCGGAAAATGAAGGTGCACTTCCTGAGGGGTATATCGAGAAAGGATACCGCAGCAGATGGCAGATTCCCGGTCATCCCAGGCATCGATAAAACTGTAATAGCCATCAAGATACTCCTTGTTTAGAAGATCCAGGATTTGCCGGCTCTCCACTTCCTGCATGAGGATAATATCCGGAAGTTCAGAATCCACAGAAAGAAGAATTTCCTTTAGATTCTCCAGCTTGATCCTCATCTTAGCCTCATCCCAGTCAGACTCATGGGGGTCGTACTCTTCATACTCCTGTCCTGAAGATTGATCATCAAAGAGATTCTGAACATTCCAGGTCATGATGGATAGTGAAGCAATCTCAGGTTCTTCCGGCATGAGGCAGGAGAAAATCAGAGAGACCGTCAGAATAAGCAGAATATTCCCTTTCATGAAAACTCCTTATCTTTTTAGATACTCAGATAATAGAGTTACGGATTGAACTGACCGGGAAATTCAAAAAACCGACCCTCCCGGGCCGGTTTTTAAAATGATAGTACCTTAAGGATTTTTAGGATTTATCGAGTTGGTCCAGTTCGGCTCTTTTGCAGATGATCTTAGATACCAGTTTATATTCCAGACCGTCTTCGGCACTCATCCAGCAGTCTCGGTCGGTATCTTCACCTATCTTCTTCTCATCCATGCCGGTCTCGGCTGCAATGAGTTTATTGATTTTGACCCTGAGTTTTTCCAGTTCATTGGCATGGATTTCAATTTCTGTAGCCACACCCCTGATACCGCTTAAGGGCTGATGAATCAGATAATGAGAATTAGGCAGGCCAATTCTTTTATCAACAGGAGCGGCCAGGAGGATAAGAGACCCCGCACTGGCGACTAGACCCATCCCGATGGTATAGACATCAGGTTTGATAAAACGAATCATATCATAGATGGCAAATCCGGCATCCGCGTCTCCCCCGGGGGAGTCAATAAATACCTTGATGGAATCATCACTGTCCGCTTCCAGCAGCAAGAGCTGTCTGATCACCTTTTCTGCCAGTTCCTTATTTATCTCCCCAGAGAGCAGGATGGTTCTGGTTTTGAGCATTTTCTGGGAAAGGGCTTCCTGTTCACCTTCGGATTTCTGGCCCTTACCCTCTTCCTCCAGACGTCTGATCATTGTATAGTCTCCTTAATAGCTGTGCATCCACGGGATTTTTCCCGGTCTTCAACAAAATATATTCAAAAAGTCAGGAAAAGGCAATTTCTCCTGGAAGGAAAGAGACATGAAATCAGCATTTGTTGCCATAATCGGCCGTCCCTCTGCTGGAAAATCCACTCTCCTCAACGCCCTTTGCAGGGAAAAGATATCCATAACCGCCGATGTTCCTCAGACAACCCGTAATAAAATCCGGGGTATTGTCACAGAAGAAACAGGACAATTGGTCTTCATCGATACCCCCGGGTATCACCATTCGGATAAAAAATTCAATCAGTATCTGAAGGATGTGGTTTACTCCTCTCTGAATGAGGCTGATATGGTGATGTATGTGGTCGACTCCACCCGTCCCCCGGGAAGCGAAGAACAGGATCTCATCTCCCTGCTGAACCAGCAGACAGAGAAACCTGTTCTGCTGGTTCTCAATAAGGTTGATAAGAAGGGCAATTATAAGGCCGAGATCAGGGGGCTTATGACGACAAATGTCCATCCTGATGCCCTGATGGAAACCTCCGCTCTCAGTGGTCTTGGTATTGATGCGCTGAGGGACCGCCTGATTGAACTGGCCCCCGAGGGAGAGCAGATGTATCCGGCAGAATTCTACACCGACCAGAAACCGGAATTCCGCATCGCCGAAATCATCAGAGAAAAAGCAATTTCCCAGACCAGTCAGGAAATCCCCCATGCTTTGTATGTGGAAATTGCCGATACGGAGATGAAAGAAAACGAACTATGGGTCCGTGCCTTTCTGACTGTAGAGACCGAATCTCAGGTGGGAATCGTCGTTGGAAAAGATGGTAAAAGAATCAAATGGATCCGCATTGCCTCCCTAAAGGAATTCAGAAAAATCTTTTCCTATAAGGTCCGCCTTGACCTGAGAGTCAAGGTGAATCCCCGATGGCGCCGGAAGGATTATCTCCTCAAGGGTATGCTCAAATAAAATTCAGGACAAAGAAACTTTCTAAGAGTATCCATATTCTACCCCTACCTCCATTCTAAAGGACAGAAGGTAGGAGAGCAAAAAAATTAATAAAGCTTCAGAAGAGACAACACCTTTTCTTTCCCCAGAATATAAAGAAAGCTGATCAGACGTGGCCCTTTTTCCTTGGAAATAAGAGCCTGATAGACTGCCGTAAAGAAATCGGCCGACTCCAGATCCAAATCTTTCATCATGTCATAGACATTGGTACCAAACTCTTTTTCATCCATGGATTCAAGGTTCTTCTCTACCAGGAGAGCCAGCCTTCTTACAGCTGTCAGATTCTTTTCATCCAGCTCGATGGTCCCGTCATCAGGAGTCCTCAAGGAGTAACGAAAATCCTCGGGAGCAAACTCCTTCACCCAGCCCCAGGCACAGGCACAGCGTTGACGGAATCGCTCTTCCTGAGAAGCCTTCAGGTCTTTCAGGGAGTTTATCACCGCATCAATATCTCCAGAGTGCACCTGCAACAGGTTACAGAGATGACGGATCTGCATCTGATAGGGCATTTCAACAGGGACCTCCCCTACCTGGGACAATTCGTAGATCCGGGCCTGTTTTTCCCAATTTTTCAGAGCCTTGGGAGTCTCGGGTTTACTGAAATATGTTCGTTCACACTTGTCATAGTCTTCATAGATTTTAAGGACATCCAGATCAAAGCTGATGGCAAATTCGGTATTGGGTCTCGTTCCGGCAAAAAGATAACGAATGATTTCAGGTTGGTAGATTTCCAGAACATCCGGCAGTGAAATGACTTCTCCACTGGATGAGGAGATTTTCCCTCCCCGTCCCTTGATCCGGATAAAATCGTATTGAAATGTTACAGGCGGCTCATGATCATAGACTTCTTTTCCTGTTTTCCTGGCGGTATCAAAGGAACCGCCTTCGGAGTGGTGATCTTTTCCCGCGGGTTCAAAATCCACATCTTCCTGTTTCCATCTCATGGGCCAGTCAATCCGCCAGGGGAGTTTAACAGCGCCTGTTTTTCTGAGATCCACAGTCTCGCTGTGGCCGCATTCACACTCAAAGGAAACACCGTAGTCACCATCCCAACCAGTCACTTTCGTCGTATCCCTGTCACAGGAGGTACAGAAAACGGAGACCGGCATCCAGTCGGCCGGAAGATCACTTGTCCGGCTTTCATTGAGCTGACGGCGAATTACATCCTGATGAACCAGAGCATTTTTAATGCCTTCTGCATACTCAGAGTTCCGGTAGCGTTTGGCCTGATAGATATATTCGGGGAAGACACCGACTGTGGGAAGAAGGGCTTCCAGGGATTTCTCATTAGCAGCGGCATAGCTTTCTTCATTTCCCAG contains:
- the era gene encoding GTPase Era, giving the protein MKSAFVAIIGRPSAGKSTLLNALCREKISITADVPQTTRNKIRGIVTEETGQLVFIDTPGYHHSDKKFNQYLKDVVYSSLNEADMVMYVVDSTRPPGSEEQDLISLLNQQTEKPVLLVLNKVDKKGNYKAEIRGLMTTNVHPDALMETSALSGLGIDALRDRLIELAPEGEQMYPAEFYTDQKPEFRIAEIIREKAISQTSQEIPHALYVEIADTEMKENELWVRAFLTVETESQVGIVVGKDGKRIKWIRIASLKEFRKIFSYKVRLDLRVKVNPRWRRKDYLLKGMLK
- the lysS gene encoding lysine--tRNA ligase; this encodes MSDNTKVKSTHWADITADKIIRERGMKDHYTCASGITPSGTVHIGNFREIISVELVVRALRDKGENVRFIYSWDDYDVFRKVPQNMPEQEKLKSYLRKPITLVPDVLGNEESYAAANEKSLEALLPTVGVFPEYIYQAKRYRNSEYAEGIKNALVHQDVIRRQLNESRTSDLPADWMPVSVFCTSCDRDTTKVTGWDGDYGVSFECECGHSETVDLRKTGAVKLPWRIDWPMRWKQEDVDFEPAGKDHHSEGGSFDTARKTGKEVYDHEPPVTFQYDFIRIKGRGGKISSSSGEVISLPDVLEIYQPEIIRYLFAGTRPNTEFAISFDLDVLKIYEDYDKCERTYFSKPETPKALKNWEKQARIYELSQVGEVPVEMPYQMQIRHLCNLLQVHSGDIDAVINSLKDLKASQEERFRQRCACAWGWVKEFAPEDFRYSLRTPDDGTIELDEKNLTAVRRLALLVEKNLESMDEKEFGTNVYDMMKDLDLESADFFTAVYQALISKEKGPRLISFLYILGKEKVLSLLKLY